The genomic stretch ACTCGTCCTCGGGTGCCTCGTCTTGCTCATCCTCATCGACCCACTGAATATTGTTAGCACATAGCTCTCTTTTACTCCTAAGTACGTAGCTTACCTTGTCGAAATTGGTCTTGAGGAAGTGCATCTTCTTGCTGTCTTTCAGCAGACGAGGCCAGTACTCCTCCTTAAGTTCCTTCTTGCGCAGTACCAATGTGACATCACGGCCGCTGTGATGGATCTTTGACTCCTTGGGATCGATCTCCGCGTAAAACTCGAGGTCAACGGCGTATGTGACTTTCTTAGATGTTGAGGTACCCTTGAAGCTGAGTGACTCCTCCTTGAGGTCGAGCTTCAGATCCGACTCTGGTACGTCGGCGGCAACGATGGTGAGGTATACGTAGTTCTTCTCAGGCTCGGTACTTGAGGAGCGTTGCGCCCAGGTGACTGTCGCATGTTAGTATCGAATGGCTCCTTACAGGCTCTATGAAAGCTGTCAAAATCCGTCGCGACAGGCAGTGCAGGATGCACGTGTATCTGTGACGGGTCCGTCCCTGTCACAACCATGGTCCTTGTCGCGAACAGGAAAACCACGGAAAGTGTCCCGGGAGCTTTTTCGGATATGGCTTGGTGGATAGGCTGCAGCTTACCTTCTGGAATCTGCGTAGTCATTTTGAGGCTTGTGATTTGGTGATGCGTTTTCCAATCGTGTTCGAACAGTTATCTGAGGTTTCTGTACAGTCTTCTTAGGCGTGGATTGCTGGGTAGTTGTAGTGTTTGTTGGGAGGAAGCAGTTTGAAGGTGGAAGAAATGCACAGTTGTGGAGGGACTAGCGTGGAAAGTAATAGAAGCTCTGTGGAAACTTGGACTTCAGCGCCCCGGTTTTGATGGATCAATTACGGAATGGAGCTCGTAGGGCGGATTAGCAATTTATTTGATAGGTGTCTTAGATCTGCTAAATGGTCTCAGCCAATGTCGCGTTGAGATAGACAAACCTCGATCCCGGGGCTAGTGGGTTGCAACTGCCCCGCGAAGAGCTCAACATCACATGGGGCCCGAGCTCGAGTGTTGCAAGGCATGCTGCCACACCCGGGACCCTTACCCTACTCATGCATGAACGACCGCTTGTATATACAAGACTTGCGCAGCAGGTAATATCCGTGTGTAAACACCTACGTAGTGAATTGTGATTGACTGGCTACATTCACTTGCCCGAATAGACGCGCTCGTGACCAGGCGCTCTTCATTCTTACCTACACCGACTCCCGCCTTATCCCCGACCGTTCGCAT from Pyrenophora tritici-repentis strain M4 chromosome 1, whole genome shotgun sequence encodes the following:
- a CDS encoding CS multi-domain protein, which gives rise to MTTQIPEVTWAQRSSSTEPEKNYVYLTIVAADVPESDLKLDLKEESLSFKGTSTSKKVTYAVDLEFYAEIDPKESKIHHSGRDVTLVLRKKELKEEYWPRLLKDSKKMHFLKTNFDKWVDEDEQDEAPEDESMNQMNPMGGAGGDGGFGGIDFSKLGGAGGMGGMGGMAGMPGMGGMDLSSMGMDAADAAGEKSKIEELA